From Candidatus Neomarinimicrobiota bacterium, the proteins below share one genomic window:
- the mltC gene encoding membrane-bound lytic murein transglycosylase MltC: protein MKYASVILTFCLAGYLIAQDYQQGMEDDMEAFRRFQQQDEEAFSDFQKKDREAFEAFKKKVEKEWGDFISSTPNDWVEYSEDLQNRSKVDFEKGEVTIEVLVDKNEAKNEKVVKEKLAKAVEHVATTRAKAQDFPGQTAEKKPVTPKPVLHDQLKTPDGKKVTSQNAKTFAQEVVKKEAVKPKPVKGNPDKVKVQISLALAPDHIQTRAKDYIPSVKKYASKYNIDPALILAVIHTESHFNPKARSHIPAYGLMQLVPWSGAKDANRFLFNKDEDVSAGDLYDPDKNIQFGVAYIYLLQNRYFKKITDPQVKTYCTITAYNAGAGNVSRAFIGNTNLPKAIPTINTYSPDRAYNQLKNKMSTEEARNYIQKVSKLHTQYKSWM from the coding sequence ATGAAATATGCATCAGTCATTTTAACGTTTTGTCTGGCGGGCTATCTGATAGCCCAGGATTATCAGCAAGGGATGGAAGATGATATGGAGGCTTTTCGCCGCTTTCAACAACAGGATGAAGAGGCATTTTCAGATTTTCAGAAAAAGGACAGAGAAGCTTTTGAGGCATTCAAGAAAAAAGTTGAAAAGGAGTGGGGGGATTTTATATCATCCACGCCCAATGACTGGGTGGAATACTCGGAAGATTTGCAAAACCGCTCCAAAGTTGATTTTGAAAAGGGTGAAGTGACCATTGAGGTCCTTGTGGATAAAAACGAAGCGAAAAATGAAAAAGTAGTTAAAGAAAAACTCGCCAAAGCAGTAGAACATGTAGCCACCACCCGAGCCAAAGCTCAGGATTTTCCGGGGCAGACTGCAGAGAAAAAACCAGTCACCCCTAAACCGGTCCTTCATGACCAGTTGAAAACTCCGGATGGGAAAAAAGTCACATCTCAGAATGCCAAAACCTTTGCCCAGGAAGTTGTAAAAAAAGAGGCGGTAAAACCCAAACCGGTCAAAGGTAACCCGGATAAGGTGAAAGTTCAGATCTCCCTGGCCCTTGCACCGGATCATATACAAACCCGGGCGAAGGATTATATCCCATCAGTTAAAAAATATGCATCCAAATATAATATTGATCCGGCATTGATTCTGGCTGTGATACATACTGAATCCCATTTTAATCCCAAAGCACGATCCCATATCCCTGCTTACGGACTTATGCAGCTGGTTCCCTGGAGTGGAGCTAAAGACGCCAACCGCTTTCTTTTTAATAAAGATGAAGATGTTTCTGCCGGAGACCTGTACGATCCTGATAAAAACATTCAGTTTGGTGTTGCTTATATTTATCTCCTTCAGAACCGCTATTTTAAAAAAATTACGGATCCCCAGGTGAAAACCTATTGCACGATTACAGCTTACAATGCCGGCGCCGGTAATGTCAGCAGGGCTTTTATCGGAAATACCAATCTTCCCAAGGCGATTCCCACCATCAATACCTATTCACCGGACCGGGCATATAATCAGCTCAAGAATAAAATGTCCACGGAAGAAGCGCGGAATTATATCCAAAAAGTGTCCAAACTCCACACCCAGTACAAATCCTGGATGTAG